TTAGGTATATACCTTTTTAAGCATGTGATGACTAATAGAATTATGTAGAAAGTAATATATACCTTGGGGAAATTCTTTCCCTTGGAGACCTTTTTGCATATTACAAGGTCTTCTTCTGTAGGCCTTAAATTAAAGCTGAAAGCCAAGGTAAAAGGCAagttgatatttaaataaaacataaattcatGCACATGGGGACAATACTGTACACCGTGGGCGAACACAAGACCATGGCAATATTCACATTAAATATGGTGTTTACCTGTTGAGGACTGTCCTAACAAAATATTGCAGGCTtcatggcttaaacaacagaaatttattgtcttaccATTCTAGAGCATAGAAATCCCAGAACGAGAAGTCAGCAGGTTTGGTAGTGAGGCCCCTCCCTTCGGCTGTCAGCAGGTTTGGTAGTGAGGCCCCTCCCCTCGACTGTCAGCAGGTTTGGTAGTGAGGCCCCTCCCCTTGCCATGCAGGTAGCTGCCTTTTCACTGTGCCTTCATCTCCTTGGCCCATAGTCTGGGCCCGTGCATGTGACTGGcccatctccctctctctgtccttttctcccctccttaTAAGGACATTAGTTTTATTGAATTAGAGCCCAAGTAATGACCCCAATTTAGTCTGATTGCCTCTTTAAAGGTTCCATTTTCAAAtgcattctgaggtactgggggttagggcttcaagaTATGAATTTTGAATGAACGCAATTTAGCTCATAACacaagaaactgaaaaacaaataagaaagtgGCTTTGCCAGCTCACTAGTGGCAATGTGCCAGGAACTGAGAAGCATGATCATTCTAAATCTCTCACTAGAGACCCATAAAGAGTTGAAAAGATGGATCCCTTTACTGGGCAGAAAACCAGATTCTGGAAATTTGTTCAGCAGAAGTAATACAAGttattaaaatacacaaataaaatctGCATTACTCTGTGCAGTGAAATACTGAAAGCTAAATGCACAATTTGGAAATGTATTAAGTAAGTTATACACATACATTTGGTATATgacatattcttttaaaattttgtttgtagGAATTATATAGAAATATGAGAGAAATTTCTAAGAGACAAAAAGTATTATTAAAAGGGTCATATTTTACTACATGTTCACACATTTATGTAcaatctaaaaaattaaaattcatagaagcagagaTTAGAATGGTGGTTGCAGTTGCCAGGGAATGTAAGGTGGAGACAACGTGAAGATTTTGATCAAAGAGCACAGTGTTGAAGTCATACAAGATGGATAAGTGTGGGGGTCTAATATTCAGCTTggtgattatagttaataatactgtatggTGCATTTGAAATGGGCTAACAGAATAGGTTTTAAATGCTTTCACCATATAGACGCAAAAAAAGTGTACTATGTGTGTTTGAtggtggtaatcatttcacaatgtacacaTTTAAGAAAACTTTATGTTATGCACCTTAACATAGTTTTTATTAGTCAGTTATAATGCAGTAAACTGAAATAATTGAACTGGACATGTTACATTAATTTCTGTTGAAAGAGCACTAATTTAATACAGTAAAATGTCATGCATACAAGGATGACATATGCaaaatgctatttctttttctagttaagaGAGTATTTTTACAACCCCCAAATATTCCTCAATGTCACCTTGGAGTAAATTTCTCAATTCCATTATGTGATTTTCTACCactatattttactttatctgttccataaattcataaaaaaggaataatactGAATTTGTGTCTGATTAATGCTCCTGAAACTCATCCTTGCTGCCGCATGTATCAGTGGTAGTTCATGAAAATTTATTGCTGAGTGGCATTCTATTTTAagaatatatcacaatttatctTTTTGTCAGTGTACAGTAGAAACATTTCCATTTGTCGTATTTTTGAATAAAGCTATTTGTATAAATGTGCACCTATTACTCGGGACATGTATTTATTCCTCCTGGGTAAACATTCAGAAGGTGACTTCCTGTTGGTTGTGCATCTAACTTTATTTAAAACTTGCAAATTGTTTGCCACGTTAACCAATTGTTTTTCACCATGGTACACACCAATTGGCATTGTATGATCATGTTAGGAGATGAAAAACATAGTTGACTCTTCTTATCGACTTGATACTTGGCACTTGGTGatgcaatatttttaattttaccaaaCTAGAGAGTAGGAAGTACTATGTTACTGTTACTATAATTTTAactgataattaaagatgttgGACCTCTTCATCATCTGCTTATTGACCATTAATATTTATTCTGTGAAGAATTTTTTCACatctttctttttagttttcctaCGTTGCCTTTATTCACTTGTAGGGTATATTTACAGATATCTGGGATCGCATTGTATTATTCGGCTTCTTAATGAATACTCAATTGAAAATAAATAGGTGCATATATTTTGGATTCTTTATTTGGTTCCACCAATCTATTTATCTATCCTTATAACACACTGCATTATCTCGAGTGCTGTAGTTTTATGGTCATTCTTGAATTCTGTGTTATGTTgcccaactttgttcttttgcaAGATCTTTTTGGCTATTCTGAACTGTAAAGTATAGAAATAGACCTACTGCAAGACTGGGGGACCTTAACTGTGTATTGTGAAGCTAGATTTAGAGCTGTCCTCTCTGAGAAGTCACTTTTGatagatgaaattaaaaataacattaaaatttgatgatttaGTTAAAGTCAGGCCttattaaaaattgtttcttgCTCTCAACCCTGTggcattaaatttaaaatgaactaCTTGGATGCTGAGAATAAAATGGTAATTTTGTTAACTCTTTCCACTCTTAAAACCATAATAGCTCCTATTTCATGCAAAACATTTGATGTCTGTGAGAAAATCCCTTCAAGAAAGAATATGCATTTTGTGCCTGAATAAGGAAATCATGGGATACGAATTGAAGAAATTGTTTACAGAACTTATGTATGAAATCCAAGTTTTAGAAATCGTCAGTCTTTAGAAATAATTAGATTGGCTATATGAAATCCAATGATTAGAGCCTTGCACTTTTTGTCATTTAAATAtcaatacaaatatatttcaattttccGGGTAAAAGTTTTGGGTGCATGAGGCCATTACTTAGACACAGTGAAAATAAACCAAGGAAAGCTAAATGTTCCCACTCTGGGAAGAAGTTGGAGAATGTATGTTTACACACTAGAAAGATTTTCACGTAGTCTGGCACCATTATTTCTCAACTGCTCATCTTTATAATTATGATGATAATAAGTATTTCATGACTGTTAAAGAAAATGGAGGTATCCAGTGGTATCTATTTGTAAACTATAGTATAGTTTACAAATACTATAAACTTGTGGTAGAAAAGAAGGGAATGTTTAAGAACCATTTACCTTTAAGCTATAATATCAAATAGCTGATATTACATACTTTTAATTACATTTTGTAATTTTACCCTTATAGAGTGAGACTGATATGCAAGTAAATGTTATATCCTACCatggagaataaaaaaataaacactcctTGGGAAACTACCACAATTCATAGCATTATCCCTTagtgttttatttaatatttcaaattattatatatacatgcaAAACATGTTCCCAACAGTACATTATTAGAATGGGGAAGAAGACttatacatttaatttaatatataacaGCAACAATATAGCACTTTATGAACATGTCTgtttattatgaaattattacAGTGTTCCTTTGTAgtaaccaaaaaaatttttttccatcaaCCAAATGTCCATTAATCAAGGAGTAAACAAATATAAACTGATAGTTCTAATCTCTGGAGTTGTCtgctgatattaaaaataaagaatagttttggaattttgttatgtgggctactcttactggagttagatcgTATCTCAAAgcggttttgattttcatttctctggtgattaaagatggtgagcattttttcatgtgtttgtaagccatgcACCTGCCTTctccagagaagcttctgttcaagtagaAACAGAACTCAatagaaatggagttatttgtatttttcttattgattagtttgagctctctgtggattctaattgTCAACCTttatcagaagcataacctgaaaatatcttttcccattctgaaggctgtctgtttgctttatttactgtgctcttggctgtgcagaagctttttaattagatcagattccagtaatataattttggtgttgcttcaattgcccagaagtcttcctcataaaaaagttctcccaggccagtttgttcaagcatttcccctgcactatcttctaatatttttatagtttcatgtcttaagtttagaccttttatccagtgagaatcaatctttgttaatggtgagagaagAGGGTAGATTAGCCCACAtgaaaaaatcccaaaactacggatattggcatggatgtgcagagaagggaacacttttaccctgctggcaGGAATGAAagccaatacaacctttttggagagaagtttggagaacactcaaggaactaaaagtggacctaccgattaatcctgtaatccccctactagATATTTACCAAGAtggtcaaaaattattttaccagaatgtttattgcattccAATTTAAAATTACCAAGTCACAGAAGCAtcccaagtgcctattgacccatgaatggatcaacaaattgtgatatatgtacaccaaggaatactatgcagccataaataAGACGGaaccttcacatcttttgtgtttacctggatggagttggaacatattcttcttagtaaagtatcttaagaatggggaaaaaaagtatccaaagtattcaatactactatgaaatcagtttataatcacccacacattcataggaatggtaaaacataactatagtccagaaagaaggagggaaggggaaagcgaggggaagggagggggaggcagggaagagggagggtatttgggggtaTCCAACATAATGAGCATAATGCAATGATAACATTtgtaaactattaagaatagagtatgaatgttttaccacaacaaatacgTAAGCAAGGAGGCTGTCAtattaatcagttagatgtaatcattcacattgtatatcaaatcagcacactgtaccccataaatgcattaatgtacacagttatgatttaataaataatgaaagaatgaaaaaaagaatttaagaattaTTGGCTAAGAAAAATGCTGCTGCTGACTtctcaaataagaaaaagttGCAGGAGACATGATATGTAAGCAAGTATAACATGATTACTAAGCCTTTTTGGTATGGAtgatattagagaatattattaaattcatttaacCCATGAGTTGTAAAAAggtatacaaattaaaatataaagtcaAAGAGTTAAGTCTGTGCagtgtaatataaaatattaccttagaaattaaaatttatttataaaaataaatctgcttaGGGACAGGACATGAAGTTAtcacaataaaatgaattttataggATTGATTTAATCCTAGATTGATAGGATTCATTTAAATGAATTTGATAGTTCTTTTGTTCAATTTATGTTTgagataaagtaaaatataatatagTTGTAGACTAAAATGAATGGATTTGGGATAAAGGCATCTTCATTCATTTTATGATtcaattttctcacagtttttgcTTTACATATTAATTTGTATCAAAACATACATAATTGGAaatgcatgtatatttttaaaatctgaaaagggAGGCATATTTAAACAAGTAGGACAACACTAAGACGTGAAGAATCCATTTATTGGCTGAGTGAGACCACAGTctgaatgaatatttttttagcaCAGAGTCCATCTCACTGTGTATACAGGCTCTTGAAGGACATGAAGGGGACAGGAATGCAGGTGCAATTAAACCCCGAGTCTATCTGTTCTCTTTAAACTGTCTGGTCACTGATACAGGTAATTCAAAATCTagattatattataataaatgccAAATGACTCATTTATTTTGAGTTTGGCTGTTCTAAATTAGCTTATGATGGGAGGCTATAGTAAACCCAAATTTGCTATAATGTTAGGATCTATCAAAGAGAATATGGAATTATTCAATGTTTTTCTACAGGGCCCAAAAGTCTTCCAAAATGCCAACTATATCTCTGACATATGAACTATTAAGTTATGACTGACTGTAAACTTTGTTCTGAGGTAGCATGCTTTATTTCATACTTTatccacatttttaaaacagTCCTTGCATGTTATATTATAACCCCCTATTTACGTAGCTTCTTGCTATCTTCCTAGCCTACACGTTCTCCATGGTTCAATACAATTCATCTTTAATACCCAGTGACTGCAATATCTATTACTAATATTATAGCTAATTTTGTCCTATTTTAGctatttaagactttttttaCTGCTACAAATCTAAGTTCAACAAAAATTTTGTATGATTTGTcttatttgtaaataatatagGTTCTATTATGATTGTGAAAATCACCTGGAGCTTATAGTAACTAGCCACAgtatttatctatctattccACTGAGGTGGAGAAGATATAAGAGGCAGTGTTTTGTTCAGAAAGGGAACAAAACTTAAGCAGGTAAAATATGTCTACTTTTTGAAGGTATAATTGGTTTGATCAAGTACTAAACGAAGGTGGTTGGACCCTACTATGCAACTGAATATTAAGATATTAAGTGGCTATTTTGAATTGAATAGTTAATGTTCTCTTTAGAGCCTCTTTTACTTCTCTGTTCCTTAAGCTGTAGATCAATGGATTCAGCATAGGGATTACCAGGGTGTAAAACACAGAGGTCATTTTATCAATATCAAAAGCATGACTCGATTTGGGTTGCAGATAAATAAACAGTAATGTCCCATAAAACACGACCACCACTGTCAGATGGGAGCTACAGGTGGAGAAGGCTTTAGACCTCCCCTCCACAGAGTTCATTCTGAGAATggccacaaaaattaaaatgtaggaTATGAGAACAATCAGAAGAGAGGAGAGCAAATTACAGCCAGAGAAGATCAGAATGATCAGTTCTAGTTCACGCGTGTCAGAGCAGAGCATGGATATCAGAGGCAGACAGTCACAATAAAAATAGTGGATGACGTTAGAGCCACAGAAAGACAGTTTAAATAACTTAATTGTGAGGAGTAGTGACACAAATGTGCTGTAAAGATAGGGAGTCAGTACCAGCACCCAACGCACTTTCTCTGCCATGATGACCACATAGAGAAGGGGTTTACAGATGGCTACATAGCGGTCATAAGCCATTGCTGACAGAATAAACAGTTCAGTGATGATGAAAATCTCAAAGAATGCTAGCTGAGTGGCACACCAATTGTAGGAGATTGTATTTTCGTGCACCACAAAGTTGACCATCATTTTTGGGCCAATTACAGTAGAGTAACCAAGGTCAGTAATTGACAGGTGTCtaaggaagaagtacatgggggtgtgtAGCTTGGAGTCCAAATGGGTCAAGATAACGATGCCCAGGTTGCCCATCACTGTGACCAAGTATATGACAGCAAAGATTCCAAAGAGTGGCGCCTGCAGCCCAGGGTTATCCGTGATCCCCATGAGAATAAATTCAGTCACTTTGGTTATTGCAGTGTGATTGCGTCTCTCCATATGGTGTATCTTGGTAATCTGTGTaaggtataaaataaatacttattatatTTGAAGCACTGTCTTCTAAGAAAATTGACAATATGATGCAGAAGCTATAGAGAAATTATCTCTATCTCATATTTTCAGTAGGATTCCTTCTCTTACCAGGTCAAAATTCATAGCTACACTCACATTCACTGAAACCTTGCTAAAGTGTGCTTGAAAAGGGGCAAGAGATTTTGAAGTGAGTGTTTTGATGCAGCTACTATGACCTAACTCTTTTGACCTCAAGCCATTTCAAGGATGTcaaattaaagataaattttattttggatttttaaaattttaactaattTGTAAAACAAATATCTATACGTAAACCATAAACATTACCCTATTGCCAAGTATCATGTTTGTTTAAAGAAGCAAGACAATAACAGATTTTCCAAACTATTGATGGAGTAAGGTGTAAGACAGTAATTAAAGAAATCCCcattaaatatatgtttaatatatCTCATTATAAACTCAACTTGTTCATCccaaagaaaattttatgttataataTGTCATATGTAGAACTGGCTGATAATATCATAGTCTGCGTTTACTACAGACCCACTTTTTTCCTGTTGAGTAGCTATTTTTAATGATCTCCCCCAATCATTCATCTCTCTTTTGCATGAAAAGGACCTGGCCGTTTTGATTATTCATGAACATTTAATGGAGAATTATGAAAAAAGAccccacagaaagaaaaatgtaaattaatatcaCGAACCAGAAGGAACTCTGTGCCAGCTGattttctaagcactttatattcTAACTAACCCATATGATCTTCACAATAACACTAAGCAATATGTAATAATTTCATCCTCATTTAAAAGGCAAGAGAACTGAGGCATGAAGTGGTGAATAACTTAACAAAGGTATCTTAGATTGTAAGTGGTGGAGTTAGAATTCAAATGAAGTCATTCTACCTTCAGAAAATATTCTCGTGAACACAATCGCATGTCATCTCTCTATTAAGGGCACTCTGCACAGGTAGGAAATAAAGAAGGTGACAGGAGGCCACTAAGTTAATAAACATATGTATCTTTGTTAAAATAGTTGACTGAAGCATGAAGTTAATTTGAAAACCAAGATAGTATAAATAATGAGCATTACCAATATTGAAGACAGTATAACTATGCAACAGGGTTCGTCCTACACATTAAAAACGGGggacaggggtggcacctgtggctcagtcgctaaggtgctggccccatataccgagggtggcgggttcaaacccggccccggccaaactgcaacaaaaaaaatagccgggtgttgtggtgggcacctgtagtctcagctactcgggaggctgaggcaagagaatcgcttaagcccaagagttggaggttgctgtgagctatgtgatgccatggcactctacccagggccataaagtgaaactctgtctctacaaaaaaaaacaaacaaacaaaaaacaaaaaacaaaaaaactggggACAGAAAGGTATATTCCAGGGGAAGAAATAGTTTTGCAGAGTACAGGGATCATCGATATCTTTGGTAAATACCTCCTTGTGTTATGTCCTTAGAAATTTTCAAAGCCATATTTCTACTTACCTCAATGGAGAATTTGCTTTGGCTTCCTACTGTTCTAGTTCTCACTGGTTGTTACAGGTAAATGTAAGTTTTTTCTGCCCCCTTGAGACTTACTGTGTGCAAATTTTAATCTGACTCAAGGATACACAAATTGCACAGATTGCCTGAGGGAGAGACCCTTAGATATTTGTTAATTAATCTCAGaatgtttcattaaaaaagtcaaaagTATTTCATGCCTTTCTAATTGAATAAATTATGCAATATCACTAAATACTAATATGCTATTGTCAGTATCACagttaaaatatgatgaaaacATTTGGTAGCCTCCCTCCCCTGACACACTCAGCTCACAAGTAGATAGAAGAATGACATCCTCAAAAAATGCTATACCACTTTTGATAAGGCATCCTTTGATC
This is a stretch of genomic DNA from Nycticebus coucang isolate mNycCou1 chromosome 14, mNycCou1.pri, whole genome shotgun sequence. It encodes these proteins:
- the LOC128565754 gene encoding olfactory receptor 8K1 codes for the protein MERRNHTAITKVTEFILMGITDNPGLQAPLFGIFAVIYLVTVMGNLGIVILTHLDSKLHTPMYFFLRHLSITDLGYSTVIGPKMMVNFVVHENTISYNWCATQLAFFEIFIITELFILSAMAYDRYVAICKPLLYVVIMAEKVRWVLVLTPYLYSTFVSLLLTIKLFKLSFCGSNVIHYFYCDCLPLISMLCSDTRELELIILIFSGCNLLSSLLIVLISYILIFVAILRMNSVEGRSKAFSTCSSHLTVVVVFYGTLLFIYLQPKSSHAFDIDKMTSVFYTLVIPMLNPLIYSLRNREVKEALKRTLTIQFKIAT